The following coding sequences are from one Venturia canescens isolate UGA chromosome 5, ASM1945775v1, whole genome shotgun sequence window:
- the LOC122410596 gene encoding mucin-12-like isoform X1, producing MKELVCYFFILATALVHGTPHDSDTGVHLSSHSYQKSVVVDDTGKHEIESGHWEKKWKDSSLNGKDDDWHRKGGNWQKKDGKIQLETSSNDDLDSSEASSEISDSGSTESDFSSEESRSQSSEDSSESEEYSDEDDQESSDEDISSFESTDTKSKKYNKKRSLDARQFDSNSFENYEETIDQDNSDESFDSTQSSKQHSVLHHKSHPSGGKSKSSLTKRPHRSKLNNYRKSNDNEKQKYWKAVTSDSKELEDSEKINGKEDFHGKEDNSQWMADDHSSDEDFANRIPILKTSRLVLGKKRNYDSSRYHPRGEQTYADTYKYRSSDQNSRLQKNRNADRSLDLKMTKNTKNIRMINKWKISTKSILAQLSNDIEAIARKSQYTNRKGTLWFRKGYQRRQSLVNQANAILNRHVSEVLTNGKKALAKCYNDLDEVADRLHNHIEELQRCLSANRNRKSTSIHYLITSLHNKVDGVTRFLQQELYGIVKKIGVESTKTTESEDDEKSKTDTTSLSSASSEAQSAATSKLSHAKSSHAASEESSQTQYNSLTEHGRRTGSQASSSSVSRAASNTDSEVDSDSQSSEGSDAIHGETQTPSASESKAALSSDSEEDDDSQSSTSSMAKATSKSSTSALPGKKSKSNSFSSATSKAQSSAKSKSGHAKGSHAASEASAQARSNSLTEHNHHAGSQALSTSASKASSSSDQDDENNSKSSSSSMAKATSKSSTSALPGKKSKSNSFSSATSKAQSSAKSKSGHAKGSHAASEASAQARSNSLTEHNHHAGSQALSSSASKASSSSDQDDENNSKSSSSSMAKSTSKSSTSALPDKKSKSNSFSSASSKAQSSAKSKLDHAKGSHAASAASAQSRSNSLSEHNHNAGSQALSSSASKASSSSDQDDENNSKSSSSSMAKATSKSSTSALPDKKSKSNSFSSASSKAQSSAKSKSDHAKGSHAASAASAQSRSNSLSEHNHNAGSQALSSSASKASSSSDQEDENNSKSSSSSMAKATSKSSTSALPGKKSKSNSFSSATSKAQSSAKSKSDHAKGSHAASEASAQSRSNSLTEHNHHVGSQALSSSASKASSSSDQDDENNSKSSSSSMAKATSKSSTSALPDKKSKSNSFSSASSKAQSSAKSKSDHAKGSHAASAASAQSRSNSLSEHNHNAGSQALSSSASKASSSSDQDDENNSKSSSSSMATATSKSSTSALPAKKSKSNSFSSASSKAQSSAKSKSGHAKGSHAASEASAQARSNSLTEHNHHAGSQALSSSASKASSSSDQDDENNSKSSSSSMAKSTSKSSTSALPDKKSKSNSFSSASSKAQSSAKSKLDHAKGSHAASAASAQSRSNSLSEHNHNAGSQALSSSASKASSSSDQDDENNSKSSSSSMAKATSKSSTSALPDKKSKSNSFSSASSKAQSSAKSKSDHAKGLHAASAASAQSRSNSLSEHNHNAGSQALSSSASKASSSSHQEDENNSKSSSSSMAKATSKSSTSALPGKKSKSNSFSSASSKAQSSAKSKLDHAKGSHAASEASAQARSNSLTEHNHHAGSQALSTSASKASSSSDQDDENNSKSSSSSMAKATSKSSTSALPAKKSKSNSFSSASSKAQSSAKSKSDHAKGSHAASAASAQSRSNSLSEHNHNAGSQALSSSASKASSSSDQDDENNSKSSSSSMAKATSKSSTSALPAKKSKSNSFSSASSKAQSSAKSKSDHAKGSHAASAASAQSRSNSLSEHNHNAGSQALSSSTSKASSSSNSEDDNNSQSSSSSMTKGTLKSSKSALPSEKSRSNSFSSSSSKAQSSATSKSGDAKGSHAASEASAQSRSNSLTEHNHHAGSQALSSSASKAYSSSKQKDKNNSKSSSNSMAKATSKFSTSALPDKKSKSNSFSSASSKAQSSVKSKSDHAKGSHAASAASAQFRSNSLSEHNHHAGSQAFSSSASKASSSSNSEDDNNSQSLSNSMAKGTLKSSKPALPSKKSRSNSFSSSSSKAQSSAKSKSGYAKGSHAASEASAQSRSNSLTDHNHHAGSQASSSSASKASLSSDPNDENNSQNWSSSMAKATSKSSTSAFPTEKSKSNSFSSSSSKAQSSAKSKLGDAKGSHAASEASAQSGSNSLIEHNHHAGSQALSSSGSKATSSAYSEEDNGSQSSAGFVANAPPKSSNAAVPTTKSFLQGLPTTSAVSAQSISSSLTEHGGWDESLASSSAGSSIALSSLPRDQVNPQDSTRSSARSTTKSYSSAEFGGNTRASHPSSIASGAASVPITKSSQDSNLATSLSTEAHSPSTLFTDDSDCTSTDTKLSEFQDSSSSTIFDSVADRNDNRELSDAAAQSQSTFIIDDGAYTRSRVVPEDNAASASRSFTEKNSNALYTKSRIDHSMYQPGSSQIPSDIPSRLGLNTIDRPNGLYDSESVSAQTHQKSSLNGEDGSPLTADVSDSNLHLNSISDQSNINDPNNWTHETQPSIVSIPSINTISQSNSMLDGDSKPVYTSNPTSVQTSDRDSSKQPEINSSESQHKTHLKYASIVHAHSIKRSG from the exons ATGAAAG AATTGGTTTgctatttctttattttggcGACAGCCCTCGTACACGGTACACCGCACGATTCGGATACAGGTGTACACTTGAGTTCTCATTCATATCAAAAAAGTGTGGTTGTTGATGATACCGGAAAACATGAAATCGAATCTGGCCACTGGGAAAAGAAGTGGAAAGATTCTTCGTTGAATGGTAAAGACGATGATTGGCATAGAAAAGGCGGAAATTGGCAAAAAAAAGATGGCAAAATACAGCTAGAAACATCTTCAAATGACGATTTAGATTCATCAGAGGCTAGTAGTGAGATCTCGGATTCAGGTAGCACCGAATCGGACTTCAGCAGTGAGGAATCTAGAAGCCAGAGTTCAGAAGATTCCAGTGAATCTGAGGAATATTCAGATGAGGATGATCAGGAGAGTTCTGATGAAGACATAAGTTCTTTTGAATCGACTGATACCAAAAgcaaaaaatacaataaaaaaaggtCATTGGACGCAAGACAATTCGATAGTAACAGTTTTGAGAACTACGAGGAAACAATTGATCAAGACAACTCTGATGAAAGCTTTGATTCCACACAGAGTTCTAAACAACACAGTGTATTACATCATAAATCTCATCCATCAGGGGGGAAGAGTAAGTCTTCGTTGACTAAAAGGCCACACCGATCAAAGCTGAACAATTATAGAAAAAGCAATgacaatgaaaaacaaaaatactgGAAGGCTGTGACGTCAGATAGTAAAGAACTCGAAGATTCCGAAAAAATTAATGGGAAAGAAGACTTCCATGGGAAGGAAGACAACTCTCAATGGATGGCAGATGATCATTCTAGTGATGAAGATTTTGCGAACAGAATACCAATCCTAAAAACATCAAGGTTGGTACTCGGAAAGAAGAGAAATTACGATAGTTCTAGATATCACCCACGCGGTGAACAAACATATGCAGATACCTACAAATATAGAAGTTCCGATCAAAATTCGAGATTACAGAAAAATAGAAATGCAGATCGATCGTTAGATTTAAAAATGACGAAGAATACTAAGAACATCAGAATGATAAACAAGTGGAAAATATCTACAAAAAGTATACTTGCACAATTAAGCAATGACATTGAAGCAATCGCTCGCAAGAGCCAATACACAAATAGGAAGGGTACTCTTTGGTTCCGAAAAGGTTATCAAAGACGTCAGTCGCTTGTGAATCAAGCGAATGCCATTTTGAACCGGCACGTATCGGAGGTCCTGACAAACGGAAAAAAAGCACTCGCTAAATGCTACAACGATTTGGACGAAGTAGCAGATCGCTTACATAACCATATTGAAGAACTACAACGGTGCTTGTCAGCGAATAGGAACAGAAAATCGACGTCAATTCATTATCTAATCACATCGCTGCATAATAAAGTCGATGGTGTTACTCGTTTCCTTCAACAAGAATTGTACggcattgtaaaaaaaattggagtagAGAGTACAAAAACAACAGAATCAGaagatgatgaaaaatcgaaaacggACACCACCAGTTTGTCTAGTGCCTCATCGGAAGCGCAGTCGGCAGCTACGTCCAAATTGAGTCACGCCAAAAGTTCACACGCTGCATCAGAAGAGTCATCACAAACACAGTACAATTCGTTAACTGAGCATGGACGTCGTACTGGATCACAAGCTTCATCGTCCTCGGTATCAAGAGCAGCTTCGAATACTGATTCAGAAGTAGACAGCGACTCTCAGAGCTCAGAAGGTTCCGATGCCATTCATGGTGAAACACAAACACCATCAGCCTCAGAATCAAAAGCTGCTTTGAGTTCGGACTCAGAAGAGGACGATGATTCGCAGAGCTCGACTAGCTCCATGGCCAAAGCGACGTCAAAATCCAGTACATCAGCTTTGCCAGGTAAAAAAAGCAAGTCGAACAGTTTTTCCAGTGCCACGTCGAAAGCACAGTCATCTGCAAAATCCAAATCAGGTCACGCCAAAGGGTCACACGCTGCGTCAGAAGCGTCGGCGCAAGCTCGATCTAATTCCTTAACTGAGCATAACCATCACGCTGGATCACAAGCATTGTCGACCTCAGCATCAAAAGCATCCTCGAGTTCTGATCAAGACGACGAAAACAATTCAAAGAGTTCGTCTAGCTCCATGGCCAAAGCGACGTCAAAATCCAGTACATCAGCTTTGCCAGGTAAAAAAAGCAAGTCGAACAGCTTTTCCAGTGCCACGTCGAAAGCACAGTCATCTGCAAAATCCAAATCAGGTCACGCCAAAGGGTCACACGCTGCGTCAGAAGCGTCGGCGCAAGCTCGATCTAATTCCTTAACTGAGCATAACCATCACGCTGGATCACAAGCATTGTCGTCCTCAGCATCAAAAGCATCCTCGAGTTCTGATCAAGACGACGAAAACAATTCAAAGAGCTCGTCTAGCTCCATGGCCAAATCGACGTCAAAATCCAGTACATCAGCTTTGCCAGATAAAAAAAGCAAGTCGAATAGTTTTTCCAGTGCCTCATCGAAAGCCCAGTCATCTGCGAAATCTAAATTAGATCATGCCAAGGGGTCACACGCTGCATCAGCAGCGTCGGCGCAATCTCGATCAAATTCATTAAGTGAGCATAACCATAATGCTGGATCACAAGCATTGTCGTCCTCAGCATCAAAAGCATCCTCGAGTTCTGATCAAGACGACGAAAACAATTCAAAGAGCTCGTCTAGCTCCATGGCCAAAGCGACGTCAAAATCCAGTACATCAGCTTTGCCAGATAAAAAAAGCAAGTCGAATAGTTTTTCCAGTGCCTCGTCGAAAGCCCAGTCATCTGCGAAATCTAAATCAGATCATGCCAAGGGGTCACACGCTGCATCAGCAGCGTCGGCGCAATCTCGATCAAATTCATTAAGTGAGCATAACCATAATGCTGGATCACAAGCATTGTCGTCCTCAGCATCAAAAGCATCCTCAAGTTCTGATCAAGAGGACGAAAACAATTCAAAGAGCTCGTCTAGCTCCATGGCCAAAGCGACGTCAAAATCCAGTACATCAGCTTTGCCAGGTAAAAAAAGCAAGTCGAACAGTTTTTCCAGTGCCACGTCGAAAGCCCAGTCATCTGCGAAATCTAAATCAGATCATGCCAAAGGGTCACACGCTGCGTCAGAAGCGTCGGCGCAATCTCGATCTAATTCCTTAACTGAGCATAACCATCACGTTGGATCACAAGCATTGTCGTCCTCAGCATCAAAAGCATCCTCGAGTTCTGATCAAGAcgacgaaaataattcaaagagCTCGTCTAGCTCCATGGCCAAAGCGACGTCAAAATCCAGTACATCAGCTTTGCCAGATAAAAAAAGCAAGTCGAATAGTTTTTCCAGTGCCTCATCGAAAGCCCAGTCATCTGCGAAATCTAAATCAGATCATGCCAAGGGGTCACACGCTGCATCAGCAGCGTCGGCGCAATCTCGATCAAATTCATTAAGTGAGCATAACCATAATGCTGGATCACAAGCATTGTCGTCCTCAGCATCAAAAGCATCCTCGAGTTCTGATCAAGACGACGAAAACAATTCAAAGAGCTCGTCGAGCTCCATGGCCACAGCGACGTCAAAATCCAGTACATCAGCTTTGCCAGCTAAAAAAAGCAAGTCGAACAGTTTTTCCAGTGCCTCGTCGAAAGCCCAGTCATCTGCGAAATCTAAATCAGGTCACGCCAAAGGGTCACACGCTGCGTCAGAAGCGTCGGCGCAAGCTCGATCTAATTCCTTAACTGAGCATAACCATCACGCTGGATCACAAGCATTGTCGTCCTCAGCATCAAAAGCATCCTCGAGTTCTGATCAAGACGACGAAAACAATTCAAAGAGCTCGTCTAGCTCCATGGCCAAATCGACGTCAAAATCCAGTACATCAGCTTTGCCAGATAAAAAAAGCAAGTCGAATAGTTTTTCCAGTGCCTCATCGAAAGCCCAGTCATCTGCGAAATCTAAATTAGATCATGCCAAGGGGTCACACGCTGCATCAGCAGCGTCGGCGCAATCTCGATCAAATTCATTAAGTGAGCATAACCATAATGCTGGATCACAAGCATTGTCGTCCTCAGCATCAAAAGCATCCTCGAGTTCTGATCAAGACGACGAAAACAATTCAAAGAGCTCGTCTAGCTCCATGGCCAAAGCGACGTCAAAATCCAGTACATCAGCTTTGCCAGATAAAAAAAGCAAGTCGAATAGTTTTTCCAGTGCCTCGTCGAAAGCCCAGTCATCTGCGAAATCTAAATCAGATCATGCCAAGGGGTTACACGCTGCATCAGCAGCGTCGGCGCAATCTCGATCAAATTCATTAAGTGAGCATAACCATAATGCTGGATCACAAGCATTGTCGTCCTCAGCATCAAAAGCATCCTCAAGTTCTCATCAAGAGGACGAAAACAATTCAAAGAGCTCGTCTAGCTCCATGGCCAAAGCGACGTCAAAATCCAGTACATCAGCTTTGCCAGGTAAAAAAAGCAAGTCGAATAGTTTTTCCAGTGCCTCATCGAAAGCCCAGTCATCTGCGAAATCTAAATTAGATCATGCCAAGGGGTCACACGCTGCGTCAGAAGCGTCGGCGCAAGCTCGATCTAATTCCTTAACTGAGCATAACCATCACGCTGGATCACAAGCATTGTCGACCTCAGCATCAAAAGCATCCTCGAGTTCTGATCAAGACGACGAAAACAATTCAAAGAGCTCGTCGAGCTCCATGGCCAAAGCGACGTCAAAATCCAGTACATCAGCTTTGCCAGCTAAAAAAAGCAAGTCGAATAGTTTTTCCAGTGCCTCATCGAAAGCCCAGTCATCTGCGAAATCTAAATCAGATCATGCCAAGGGGTCACACGCTGCATCAGCAGCGTCGGCGCAATCTCGATCAAATTCATTAAGTGAGCATAACCATAATGCTGGATCACAAGCATTGTCGTCCTCAGCATCAAAAGCATCCTCGAGTTCTGATCAAGACGACGAAAACAATTCAAAGAGCTCGTCGAGCTCCATGGCCAAAGCGACGTCAAAATCCAGTACATCAGCTTTGCCAGCTAAAAAAAGTAAGTCGAACAGTTTTTCCAGTGCCTCGTCGAAAGCCCAGTCATCTGCGAAATCTAAATCAGATCATGCCAAAGGGTCACACGCTGCATCAGCAGCGTCGGCGCAATCTCGATCAAATTCATTAAGTGAGCATAACCATAATGCTGGATCACAAGCATTGTCTTCCTCAACATCAAAAGCATCCTCGAGTTCGAATTCGGAAGATGACAACAATTCGCAGAGCTCCTCTAGCTCCATGACCAAGGGCACGTTAAAATCTAGCAAATCAGCTTTGCCTAGTGAAAAAAGTAGGTCAAACAGCTTTTCCAGTTCCTCGTCGAAAGCACAGTCATCTGCAACATCCAAATCAGGTGACGCCAAAGGGTCACACGCTGCATCAGAAGCATCGGCGCAATCTCGATCTAATTCCTTAACTGAGCATAACCATCACGCTGGATCACAAGCATTGTCGTCCTCAGCATCAAAAGCATATTCGAGTTCTAAACAAAAGGACAAAAACAATTCAAAGAGCTCGTCTAACTCCATGGCCAAAGCGACGTCAAAATTCAGTACATCAGCTTTGCCAGATAAAAAAAGCAAGTCGAATAGTTTTTCCAGTGCCTCGTCGAAAGCCCAGTCATCTGTGAAATCTAAATCAGATCATGCCAAAGGGTCACACGCTGCATCAGCAGCGTCGGCGCAATTTCGATCAAATTCATTAAGTGAGCATAACCATCATGCTGGATCACAAGCATTCTCTTCCTCAGCATCAAAAGCATCTTCGAGTTCGAATTCGGAAGATGACAACAATTCGCAGAGCTTGTCTAACTCCATGGCCAAGGGCACGTTAAAATCTAGCAAACCAGCTTTGCCTAGTAAAAAAAGTAGGTCAAACAGCTTTTCCAGTTCCTCGTCGAAAGCACAGTCATCTGCAAAATCCAAATCAGGTTACGCCAAAGGGTCTCACGCTGCGTCAGAAGCGTCGGCGCAATCTCGATCTAATTCCTTAACTGATCATAACCATCATGCTGGATCACAAGCATCGTCGTCCTCAGCATCAAAAGCATCTTTAAGTTCTGATCCCAACGACGAAAACAATTCGCAGAACTGGTCCAGCTCCATGGCCAAAGCGACGTCAAAATCTAGCACATCAGCTTTTCCTACTGAAAAAAGCAAGTCGAACAGCTTTTCCAGTTCCTCGTCGAAAGCACAGTCATCTGCAAAATCCAAATTAGGTGACGCCAAAGGGTCACACGCTGCATCAGAAGCATCGGCGCAATCTGGATCTAATTCCTTAATTGAGCATAACCATCATGCTGGATCACAAGCATTGTCGTCCTCAGGATCAAAAGCAACTTCGAGTGCTTATTCAGAAGAAGACAACGGTTCGCAGAGTTCAGCTGGCTTCGTTGCCAATGCACCCCCAAAATCCAGTAACGCAGCTGTTCCTACAACAAAAA GCTTTCTTCAAGGTTTACCCACCACATCAGCTGTGTCAGCGCAGTCCATATCCAGTTCACTTACTGAGCATGGTGGCTGGGATGAATCACTGGCATCATCAAGTGCAGGATCCAGTATTGCTTTGAGCTCACTTCCACGTGATCAGGTCAATCCTCAAGATTCAACGCGCTCGTCTGCTAGATCGACTACAAAGTCTTATTCATCTGCTGAGTTTGGTGGAAATACCAGGGCTAGTCATCCATCTAGTATTGCATCAGGAGCGGCATCTGTACCTATAACGAAATCTAGTCAAGATTCAAATTTGGCTACGTCGTTGTCTACAGAGGCACATTCTCCGTCCACTTTGTTCACTGATGATAGCGACTGTACAAGCACTGATACTAAGCTTTCAGAATTCCAAGACAGCagttccagtacaatttttgaCAGTGTCGCAGACCGAAATGATAATAGAGAATTATCTGACGCGGCAGCTCAATCCCAGTCAACTTTCATAATTGATGACGGTGCTTACACTCGTTCACGAGTTGTACCTGAGGACAATGCTGCATCAGCATCAAGATCATTTACAGAGAAGAATAGCAATGCGCTTTATACGAAAAGCCGTATAGATCATTCTATGTATCAACCAGGTTCCTCACAAATCCCCTCCGATATTCCGAGCCGTCTTGGATTGAACACAATTGACCGTCCCAATGGTTTGTACGATTCAGAAAGTGTTTCTGCACAAACTCATCAGAAGAGTTCACTGAACGGAGAAGATGGTTCTCCATTGACTGCAGACGTCTCAGACTCAAATCTACACTTAAATTCTATTTCTGATCAAAGCAATATCAATGATCCAAATAATTGGACCCATGAAACTCAACCTTCAATTGTTTCCATTCCATCCATCAATACAATTTCCCAATCAAATTCCATGCTTGATGGTGATTCGAAACCCGTATATACCTCAAACCCAACATCAGTCCAAACCTCGGATCGTGACTCCAGCAAACAACCAGAAATTAACTCGTCAGAAAGTCAACATAAAACGCATCTGAAGTATGCTTCAATTGTACACGCACATTCGATAAAACGTTCTGGATAA